The following coding sequences are from one Paenibacillus stellifer window:
- a CDS encoding aminoglycoside N(3)-acetyltransferase, producing MESMETFEQAEIREIFTKEDLVKAFRDSGVSEGQHIFVHTSLSKLGYVVGGAETLIRALLEIVGSEGTLMMPSQTWKNLDPSTGVHWEAKAEWWPVIREHWPAYDKEITPAIGMGVVAEMFRKWPGAFRSDHPARSVAAVGKHADYLTRDHDLSNIFGSGSPLDKLYQLNGHILLIGVGYEKNTSLHLAETIADFPGKAFARESSAVMKDGRREWIDYETQAVDDSDFIRLGQEYDTAIGVPVRRIGGAEIRLLEQRPLVDWAAAWMERNRA from the coding sequence ATGGAATCAATGGAAACGTTTGAACAAGCGGAAATACGGGAGATATTTACGAAAGAGGATCTGGTTAAGGCCTTCAGAGACAGCGGTGTCTCCGAAGGCCAGCATATCTTCGTCCATACGTCCTTAAGCAAGCTTGGTTATGTAGTGGGCGGAGCGGAGACTCTGATCCGGGCTCTGCTCGAAATCGTCGGCAGCGAAGGAACGCTGATGATGCCCTCCCAGACGTGGAAGAATCTCGATCCTTCCACAGGCGTACATTGGGAGGCCAAGGCCGAGTGGTGGCCGGTTATCCGCGAGCACTGGCCAGCCTACGACAAGGAAATCACCCCTGCCATCGGCATGGGGGTTGTTGCCGAAATGTTCCGGAAGTGGCCGGGCGCCTTCCGTTCCGATCATCCCGCGCGGTCCGTGGCGGCCGTTGGCAAACATGCCGACTATTTGACGCGGGATCATGATCTGAGCAACATCTTCGGCTCAGGCTCGCCGCTGGATAAGCTGTACCAGCTTAACGGACATATTCTGCTTATCGGTGTCGGCTATGAGAAGAACACCTCTCTGCATCTGGCCGAGACGATCGCCGACTTCCCCGGCAAGGCGTTTGCCCGGGAGAGCAGCGCCGTCATGAAGGACGGGCGGCGGGAATGGATCGACTACGAAACCCAGGCCGTTGACGACTCCGATTTCATCCGGCTTGGCCAGGAATACGACACGGCCATAGGCGTTCCGGTCCGCCGGATCGGCGGAGCCGAGATCCGGCTGCTGGAGCAGCGGCCGCTTGTGGACTGGGCCGCTGCATGGATGGAGCGTAACCGGGCCTAG
- the infC gene encoding translation initiation factor IF-3, with protein MAVLINEQIKASEVSLTGLHGEQLGVVARDEALAMAISAGADLVCTSLMSSPPPCTLMAKGTGKAAMRKEAADRRAEDGRASGGGSREKVKELRFTAFIEDHDYETKLRQAEKLLLSGKPVLLNVKAAGAKEAAAAKSVLERLANDLKAAGVKDTGIQSGGKGSQVRLNPR; from the coding sequence ATGGCAGTATTGATCAACGAACAAATCAAGGCATCCGAGGTAAGCCTCACCGGACTGCATGGCGAACAGCTCGGCGTTGTTGCGAGAGACGAAGCGCTGGCGATGGCCATTAGCGCAGGTGCCGACCTCGTCTGCACGTCGCTGATGAGCAGTCCGCCTCCCTGCACGCTGATGGCCAAGGGCACCGGAAAAGCGGCGATGCGGAAGGAAGCTGCGGACCGCAGAGCGGAAGACGGCCGCGCTTCTGGCGGAGGCAGCCGCGAGAAGGTCAAGGAGCTCCGCTTCACCGCCTTCATCGAAGACCATGATTATGAGACCAAGCTTCGGCAGGCAGAGAAGCTGCTGCTGTCCGGCAAGCCGGTTCTGCTGAATGTCAAGGCAGCCGGCGCCAAGGAGGCTGCGGCTGCCAAATCGGTCCTGGAACGGCTTGCGAATGATCTGAAGGCGGCCGGCGTGAAAGACACCGGCATCCAGAGCGGAGGCAAAGGCTCCCAGGTGAGGCTTAATCCGCGCTGA
- a CDS encoding GNAT family N-acetyltransferase, translating to MSRVSPLDITKQLEHMEIELTKLNAKRSLSEVERRLEIAELGNCLLLKDTAHPQSPYYNRVKGFGPGDIPLLRRILNHYGEAAPCFDLTPNHMTADVSEALLKQGYMPVEQLVFLAARPKTQAKPSLPEMRIEAVTGESAETFISWIARSNGEAPYSRNIVDRVKGYFHASHFHNYMLTIDGRPAAMGSLFLHGSEGYLANDYTFEEFRGRGCQTALIGHRLSAAAELGLENVYTDVEFGSVSHANMEKAGFRTAFINTFWMHG from the coding sequence ATGAGCAGGGTAAGCCCTCTTGATATCACGAAGCAGCTGGAACATATGGAAATTGAACTGACGAAGCTGAACGCGAAGCGCTCGCTCAGCGAAGTGGAAAGACGGCTGGAGATTGCCGAGCTGGGGAACTGCCTGCTGCTGAAAGATACAGCGCATCCGCAGTCGCCGTACTATAACCGGGTGAAGGGCTTTGGCCCCGGCGATATTCCGCTGCTGAGACGGATTCTGAACCATTACGGCGAAGCGGCCCCTTGCTTCGACCTGACGCCGAATCATATGACGGCGGATGTCTCGGAGGCGCTTCTGAAGCAAGGATATATGCCGGTGGAGCAGCTGGTCTTCTTGGCGGCCAGGCCCAAGACGCAGGCGAAGCCGTCCCTGCCTGAAATGCGGATTGAGGCGGTAACCGGGGAGAGCGCGGAGACGTTTATTTCCTGGATTGCGCGGTCTAATGGAGAGGCTCCTTACAGCCGCAACATCGTGGACCGGGTGAAGGGCTATTTTCACGCTTCCCATTTTCACAATTACATGCTCACCATCGATGGGCGGCCTGCGGCCATGGGATCGCTTTTTCTGCACGGCAGTGAAGGATATCTCGCCAATGATTATACTTTTGAGGAGTTTCGGGGAAGAGGCTGCCAGACGGCCTTAATCGGCCATCGGCTGTCAGCCGCTGCGGAGCTTGGACTGGAGAATGTCTATACGGATGTGGAGTTCGGCTCGGTGAGCCATGCCAATATGGAGAAGGCCGGCTTCCGCACGGCCTTCATCAACACATTCTGGATGCACGGGTAG
- a CDS encoding GDSL-type esterase/lipase family protein, which translates to MKDNENLKIYNLADIGHLKVHGRTTNNRSPLTLFWTGSGIELNVTGSELWIEVECDYDLYEPWIHMLVNSAPVSRRMLTAGRYWVCVFRGLNENAAKNVRVLREIQAMSGDPACSLQIHAVKTDGAFLPVPEKPYKIEFIGDSITSGEGIIGDKAETEWISMWFSAVDNYAALTADALDADFRILSQSGWGVLTSWDNNPNANLPRYYEQVCGLLAGEKNEELGAFEPNDFGAWQPDVVVVNLGSNDGGAFVSPEWKDEVTGKVYKQRLNEDGSFNEEDASNFEKAAERFLHTLRQNNQHAHIVWAYGMLGMPMMPAIYRAVEAYTRKAGDRKVSIFQLPNTNEETVGSRSHPGALSHQQAARELTGYLKGILAK; encoded by the coding sequence ATGAAGGATAACGAAAATCTCAAGATATATAATCTGGCCGATATCGGTCATTTGAAAGTTCACGGACGAACGACGAATAACCGGAGTCCGCTTACCCTGTTCTGGACCGGAAGCGGCATTGAGCTTAATGTTACAGGTTCGGAGCTGTGGATTGAAGTCGAATGTGATTATGATTTGTATGAGCCATGGATTCATATGCTGGTTAATTCCGCTCCCGTGAGCCGTAGAATGCTGACTGCCGGACGTTATTGGGTGTGCGTCTTCAGAGGGTTAAATGAAAACGCTGCTAAAAATGTCCGTGTTCTGCGCGAGATTCAGGCGATGAGCGGAGACCCCGCATGCTCGCTGCAGATTCATGCCGTGAAGACGGACGGCGCCTTCCTCCCGGTTCCGGAGAAACCGTACAAGATCGAGTTCATCGGGGACAGCATCACCTCGGGCGAAGGCATTATCGGAGACAAAGCTGAGACCGAATGGATTTCGATGTGGTTCAGTGCGGTCGATAACTACGCGGCATTGACGGCGGATGCCCTGGACGCGGACTTCCGGATTCTCTCGCAGAGCGGCTGGGGCGTGCTGACGAGCTGGGATAATAACCCGAACGCCAACCTCCCCCGATATTATGAGCAGGTGTGCGGGCTGCTGGCCGGAGAGAAGAATGAGGAGCTGGGCGCATTTGAGCCAAATGATTTTGGAGCCTGGCAGCCGGATGTGGTGGTGGTCAATCTGGGAAGCAACGACGGAGGCGCGTTTGTGTCCCCGGAATGGAAGGACGAAGTCACGGGCAAGGTCTACAAGCAGCGGCTGAATGAGGACGGCAGCTTTAATGAAGAGGATGCGTCGAACTTCGAGAAGGCGGCAGAGCGGTTTCTGCACACTCTCCGCCAGAACAATCAGCATGCCCATATCGTCTGGGCTTACGGCATGCTGGGCATGCCGATGATGCCGGCCATCTACCGTGCAGTTGAGGCCTATACACGGAAGGCCGGCGACCGGAAGGTATCGATCTTCCAGCTGCCGAACACGAATGAGGAGACGGTGGGATCGAGAAGTCATCCCGGAGCGCTGTCCCATCAACAAGCGGCGCGGGAGCTGACAGGATACCTGAAGGGGATTTTGGCAAAGTAG
- a CDS encoding sensor histidine kinase, whose product MRSWQSVRFRIVFGFFLIVAPLVLFLIYNNLYAARIVREQVSTNYGNLLDVEVNANDTMLKSTFDFLIQLGTANDSEILSLKTLPVTEPDYTLAKVRLSNRFALDTSYYKMVDTFYVYLTKESSYPLFATQNNAKSSELSTLLTSYSAQFFKEGAPLSDKWEAVRLPGYGAHLIKAIDIDFGMLDGALVRIDTLNQTISKLDVGPQGAVFVMDGQGNLLSSKGLPDNLDGGFQSAILHMKDREGTIKWKNKKYLVLTRNSQYADIRYVIVTTEPYILKNLPFLQKMLYYWIPLLSIAVVTGYILYLRRYLFRPLARLVVGMRRLGHGRLDVRLPAPSSASEFSIMTKTFNQMARQIEELKIDVYEEQLRVQKAEYKHLQMQINPHFYTNTLNIIYNMAALKDFKSVQKMTLHLANYFRFLMHGNRTTVTLEEELGHIGHYMEIQKLRYVDMLVFEIEVPPEHMALEIPPLLLQPFAENAILHGLTRRQQDGMPFRIWIKSENEEGDPARIVRITITDNGPGFPPHMLKELESGTYTNGSGERHLGIWNVLRRFRILYGDEGGITFRNGDHGGAVVEVRLPVQRPSAFRDNESPAKPPSRDEMEEIDVV is encoded by the coding sequence ATGCGATCCTGGCAGTCCGTGCGATTCCGCATCGTCTTCGGGTTTTTCCTTATTGTTGCTCCGCTGGTCCTCTTCCTTATCTATAACAATCTGTACGCCGCAAGAATCGTACGCGAGCAGGTCTCAACCAATTACGGCAATCTGCTGGATGTGGAGGTCAATGCCAACGACACCATGCTGAAGAGCACCTTTGATTTCCTCATTCAGTTGGGAACGGCCAATGATTCCGAGATTCTGTCGCTTAAGACGCTGCCGGTGACCGAACCGGATTATACACTCGCGAAGGTCCGGCTCAGCAACCGGTTCGCGCTGGATACGAGCTATTACAAGATGGTCGATACATTTTACGTCTATCTGACCAAGGAAAGCAGCTACCCCCTCTTCGCCACGCAGAACAACGCCAAATCAAGCGAGCTGAGTACTTTGCTTACGTCATACAGTGCCCAATTCTTCAAGGAGGGTGCGCCTCTCAGCGACAAATGGGAAGCTGTCAGATTGCCCGGATACGGCGCTCATCTGATTAAAGCGATTGACATCGACTTCGGAATGCTCGACGGCGCGCTCGTCCGGATCGACACCCTGAACCAGACGATTTCTAAGCTTGACGTCGGGCCGCAAGGTGCGGTATTTGTGATGGACGGCCAGGGCAATCTGCTCTCCTCCAAAGGGCTGCCGGACAACCTCGACGGCGGATTCCAATCGGCAATCCTCCACATGAAGGACCGCGAGGGAACGATCAAGTGGAAGAACAAGAAATACCTCGTGCTTACCCGGAATTCGCAATATGCGGACATCCGCTACGTCATTGTGACCACGGAACCGTATATTCTCAAGAACCTGCCTTTTCTCCAGAAAATGCTCTACTACTGGATACCGCTGCTCTCCATCGCGGTTGTCACCGGCTATATCCTCTACCTGCGCCGCTACTTGTTCCGCCCGCTCGCAAGGCTTGTTGTCGGCATGCGCCGGCTCGGTCATGGACGGCTTGACGTCCGGCTGCCCGCTCCGTCCAGCGCTTCCGAATTCTCCATCATGACCAAGACGTTCAATCAGATGGCCCGCCAGATCGAGGAACTCAAAATCGATGTGTATGAGGAGCAGCTTCGGGTGCAAAAGGCGGAGTACAAGCATCTCCAGATGCAGATCAATCCGCATTTTTACACGAATACGCTCAATATTATTTACAATATGGCTGCGCTCAAGGACTTCAAATCGGTGCAGAAAATGACTCTTCATCTGGCCAACTATTTCCGCTTCCTAATGCACGGCAACCGGACGACGGTTACGCTGGAGGAGGAGCTCGGCCATATCGGGCATTACATGGAGATCCAGAAGCTCCGCTATGTGGACATGCTCGTCTTCGAAATCGAGGTGCCGCCGGAGCATATGGCGCTCGAAATTCCGCCGCTGCTGCTTCAGCCGTTCGCCGAGAACGCCATTTTGCACGGCTTGACTCGACGGCAGCAGGACGGCATGCCGTTCCGGATCTGGATAAAGTCCGAGAATGAGGAAGGCGATCCGGCGCGCATCGTACGAATCACCATCACCGACAACGGTCCGGGCTTCCCGCCGCACATGCTGAAGGAGCTTGAGAGCGGAACGTATACGAACGGCAGCGGCGAACGGCATCTCGGCATCTGGAATGTGCTGCGCCGGTTCCGGATTCTGTACGGCGATGAGGGGGGCATTACTTTCCGGAACGGCGATCATGGCGGGGCCGTCGTCGAGGTGAGGCTGCCGGTTCAGCGGCCGTCCGCCTTCCGCGACAACGAATCACCTGCGAAGCCCCCGTCCAGAGACGAAATGGAGGAGATTGATGTTGTATAA
- a CDS encoding helix-turn-helix domain-containing protein → MLYNMLVVDDEIYALKGITQGIDWSDQPLSAILEAGSVKSAMEIMERQPVDLVISDIEMQETNGLQLLRWIHERFPHTLVVFLTGHARFEYAREALQLGCFDYALKPIDHDLLKEIVARALKEIQEQKKRENVEALIEQHLLQWKNRLPVLVERFWQDLIAGRISLQPERLNRQFELYDIPLKAGGRVLPLLLSIEHWSVDMSARDETIMEYAIRKAAADILFGELPGVVLQDSGGLNLILLYCPEDLALDRAELLKRCRQFMTASEGSFHCQISCYVGSPAPAEELSGAIDRLLQTERTNVSSPQSVIDAALASDAAATGGAGAMPNLAEWGELLDQGLQDEVIRQLEQTTRRLQDEMTSRETLEQLYYGLLHLFYQTAHRKGVSVYEVLTVQELNDPQASRSPQHLLAWAARLASKIAEESEGRQRDSSPIIAKAYAYIQDNLQRDLTRDDIAAVVSRNPAYLSRLFRKETGLSLSEYITQQRIEQAKKLLAETDDKISSIAEGLGYLHFSYFAKLFRKLTGLTPQDYRKKYRAP, encoded by the coding sequence ATGTTGTATAACATGCTGGTCGTGGATGATGAAATATATGCACTCAAAGGAATTACGCAAGGCATCGACTGGAGCGACCAGCCCCTGTCCGCTATTCTGGAAGCCGGCAGCGTCAAATCCGCCATGGAGATTATGGAACGGCAGCCGGTCGATCTTGTCATCTCCGACATTGAGATGCAGGAGACGAACGGGCTGCAGCTGCTGCGCTGGATTCATGAGCGATTCCCGCACACGCTGGTCGTATTCCTGACCGGACACGCAAGGTTCGAATACGCCCGCGAAGCGCTGCAGCTCGGCTGCTTCGACTATGCGCTGAAGCCGATCGACCATGATCTGCTCAAGGAGATTGTCGCCCGCGCCTTGAAAGAAATTCAGGAGCAGAAGAAACGCGAGAACGTCGAAGCGTTGATCGAACAGCATCTGCTCCAGTGGAAGAACCGGCTGCCCGTACTGGTTGAGCGCTTCTGGCAGGACCTGATTGCCGGAAGAATATCGCTCCAGCCCGAGCGGCTGAACCGGCAGTTCGAGCTGTACGACATTCCGCTGAAGGCCGGCGGAAGGGTGCTGCCGCTGCTGCTCAGCATCGAGCACTGGAGTGTGGATATGAGCGCGCGCGATGAAACCATCATGGAATATGCAATCCGAAAGGCTGCGGCGGATATTCTCTTCGGCGAGCTGCCCGGTGTTGTGCTCCAGGACAGCGGCGGCCTGAACCTGATCCTGCTCTACTGTCCGGAGGATCTGGCCCTCGACCGGGCGGAGCTCCTGAAGCGCTGCCGCCAATTCATGACAGCCTCCGAAGGAAGCTTTCACTGCCAGATCTCCTGCTATGTCGGCAGCCCGGCGCCGGCGGAAGAGCTGTCCGGCGCCATCGACCGCCTGCTGCAGACGGAGCGGACGAATGTCTCCTCCCCGCAGTCGGTTATCGACGCGGCGCTCGCCTCCGATGCGGCTGCAACGGGCGGTGCCGGAGCGATGCCGAACCTTGCCGAGTGGGGAGAGCTGCTCGATCAGGGACTGCAGGACGAAGTTATCCGGCAGCTGGAGCAGACGACAAGGCGGCTGCAGGACGAGATGACGAGCCGGGAGACGCTGGAGCAGCTCTACTACGGCCTGCTGCACCTCTTCTACCAGACCGCCCATCGAAAGGGCGTGTCCGTATACGAGGTGCTGACCGTACAAGAGCTGAACGATCCGCAGGCCTCCCGGTCACCGCAGCATCTGCTGGCATGGGCCGCCCGCCTCGCCAGCAAAATCGCGGAGGAGTCCGAAGGCAGACAGCGGGACTCATCACCGATCATTGCCAAAGCCTACGCCTATATCCAGGACAATCTGCAGCGGGATTTGACGCGCGATGATATCGCCGCCGTGGTGTCCCGAAATCCGGCTTATTTATCGAGATTATTCCGCAAAGAGACAGGGCTCTCCTTGTCAGAATATATTACACAGCAGCGGATAGAGCAGGCGAAGAAGCTGCTTGCCGAGACGGATGACAAGATCAGCAGCATCGCGGAGGGGCTCGGCTATCTCCACTTCTCCTACTTCGCGAAGCTGTTCCGTAAGCTGACCGGCCTCACGCCGCAGGACTACCGCAAGAAATACCGGGCGCCGTAG
- a CDS encoding ABC transporter permease has protein sequence MEQPVKTARLALPAAGQKQNVGYWRKYGAFYLMMTPALIFLLINNYLPMIGSVLAFKNVNYQSGVFNSPWVGWKNFEFLFSTSDAWNITKNTIIYNVVFIVLNLIFGVALALLFNSMRNPRLAKFHQTMMFLPYFLSWVIVTYLVYGFLNPEIGLLNKIILPWFGIDNAIDWYSDPKYWPFILPIVNTWKGIGYYAVFYLAAIIGIDKEYYEAATIDGASKWNQIRTITLPLLRPIVIVLTLLQVGRIFYSDFGLFYQVTRNAGALYDTTLVIDTYVYQGLIVTGDFGMSSAAGLYQAVVGFVVVFVSNLIIRKISKEDALF, from the coding sequence ATGGAGCAACCTGTCAAGACTGCGCGACTGGCTCTCCCCGCTGCCGGACAAAAGCAGAATGTCGGATACTGGCGGAAGTACGGAGCTTTTTACCTGATGATGACGCCGGCGCTGATTTTTCTGCTGATCAATAACTATCTTCCGATGATCGGATCGGTCCTCGCCTTCAAGAACGTCAATTACCAATCGGGCGTATTCAACAGCCCCTGGGTCGGCTGGAAGAACTTCGAGTTCCTTTTCAGCACAAGCGATGCCTGGAATATTACGAAGAACACAATTATCTATAACGTGGTATTCATTGTCCTGAACCTGATCTTCGGCGTCGCTCTTGCGCTTCTGTTCAACTCCATGCGCAACCCGAGACTCGCCAAGTTTCACCAGACGATGATGTTCCTGCCTTATTTCCTCTCCTGGGTTATCGTCACCTATCTCGTATATGGCTTTCTCAACCCCGAAATCGGCCTGCTTAACAAAATAATTCTGCCCTGGTTTGGCATCGACAATGCTATTGATTGGTACTCGGATCCCAAATACTGGCCATTCATACTCCCGATCGTCAACACCTGGAAGGGCATCGGTTATTATGCGGTATTCTATTTGGCGGCTATCATCGGCATCGACAAAGAATACTACGAAGCGGCTACGATTGATGGAGCGTCCAAATGGAACCAGATCCGGACCATTACCCTTCCTTTGCTCCGGCCTATCGTTATCGTACTTACCCTGCTTCAAGTCGGCCGCATCTTCTACTCCGACTTCGGTCTCTTCTATCAAGTCACCCGCAACGCGGGAGCGCTATACGATACCACACTCGTTATCGACACCTATGTCTACCAAGGCTTAATCGTCACTGGCGACTTCGGAATGTCTTCCGCAGCAGGACTGTATCAGGCGGTTGTCGGATTTGTAGTCGTCTTTGTCAGCAACTTGATCATCCGGAAGATCAGCAAGGAAGACGCTCTATTTTAA
- a CDS encoding carbohydrate ABC transporter permease produces the protein MASPASATLGRKPKNKESSVMDVSKPANLAINIFFWIYSAICVIPILLVLIVSFSDEKTVLANGYSFFPHKLSLSAYDFLLNDWVNIVRSYGISIFVTIIGTAASLLIMALFAYPISRRDFKQRGTFSFIMVFTILFNAGLVPFYMMYTQYLHLQNTLLVLIAPYLVQGFFVLVMRTFFMNSVPYELIESSKIDGAGEWRIFAQIVLPLSLPVLASVGLLCTLNYWNDWYLSMLFINDNIHINIQYRMYKALQDLQFLSSNSAAYSAILRTNPDYQLPSETVRMAMAVVGIGPIIFAYPFFQRYFIEGLTVGAVKG, from the coding sequence ATGGCAAGTCCCGCATCGGCAACACTGGGCAGGAAGCCCAAGAACAAGGAATCGTCGGTTATGGATGTGTCCAAGCCAGCCAATCTGGCAATCAACATCTTCTTCTGGATCTATTCGGCAATCTGCGTCATTCCGATTCTGCTCGTGCTGATTGTCTCCTTCAGCGATGAAAAGACGGTTCTGGCTAACGGCTACAGCTTCTTCCCTCATAAACTGAGCTTGTCGGCTTATGATTTTCTGCTTAATGATTGGGTTAACATTGTGCGCTCCTACGGCATTTCGATTTTCGTTACGATTATCGGCACAGCTGCTTCTCTTCTAATCATGGCGCTATTCGCTTATCCAATATCCAGAAGGGATTTCAAGCAGCGGGGCACATTCTCGTTCATCATGGTGTTCACCATCCTGTTTAACGCCGGTCTTGTACCGTTCTATATGATGTACACCCAATACCTGCATCTGCAAAATACATTGCTCGTGCTGATCGCTCCCTATCTGGTTCAAGGCTTCTTCGTACTCGTCATGCGAACTTTCTTCATGAACTCAGTTCCGTACGAGTTGATCGAGTCGTCCAAAATTGACGGAGCGGGCGAATGGCGTATTTTCGCTCAGATCGTCCTTCCCCTGTCCCTCCCTGTACTTGCCAGCGTCGGTCTGCTGTGCACGCTGAATTATTGGAATGACTGGTATTTGAGCATGCTGTTCATTAATGACAACATCCATATCAATATTCAATACCGTATGTACAAGGCCTTGCAGGACCTGCAATTTTTAAGCTCCAACTCGGCCGCTTACTCGGCGATCCTGAGAACGAACCCCGACTACCAGCTTCCCAGCGAGACTGTGCGTATGGCAATGGCTGTTGTCGGCATCGGCCCGATCATCTTCGCTTACCCGTTCTTCCAGCGTTACTTCATCGAAGGTCTGACCGTCGGAGCGGTAAAGGGATAA
- a CDS encoding ABC transporter substrate-binding protein produces MLSKRNKRFKRAVKPLTAVLLMSMVLAACGGGGNNQSSDASPSGTASSQTGTSSGASGLKPYEIKLLWEGSAQKDTAAIEAKINEYLQPKINATVKITSLDFGQYDEKMPLLIASREPMDVVFTAQWNGYANNVSKGAFLAVDDPNGPAGNLLEQYGQDIISSLDPTFLEGSQINGHTYGIPTNKELAAQGGVFYRSDIADKLGLTEQLNNVKTIADLEPILKTVKEKEGSAFTPLFLTGEENFNSHYMAQLDYLGDNAIDGLIRKDGDSTKVISRFEDPGYMSNLDLTHQFFQEGLINKDAPTTSLGVTDALKKGNVFMVVASMIPGYDKETANALDMVGKIKMLNIGPITSSTSETAGSMLAISSTSKDPARAMMLINLLHSDKYLNNLINFGIEGEHYVKVSDNVIKAGPKASDYSPGVAWELGSQFLNYTYESEDPDKWNEMKKFNAEAHKSPALGFIFDVEPVKSEAAVLINISKQYAAALNTGAIDPSKAQEWYDKEKKNGLDKIIAEKQKQLDAFIASKKISR; encoded by the coding sequence ATGTTGAGCAAACGAAACAAACGCTTCAAGCGAGCGGTAAAGCCTTTAACGGCTGTCCTGCTTATGTCGATGGTGCTGGCAGCATGCGGAGGCGGGGGAAACAACCAGAGTAGTGACGCTTCCCCATCCGGAACAGCTTCGTCTCAGACTGGCACTAGCTCCGGCGCATCGGGCCTGAAGCCGTATGAGATCAAACTGCTCTGGGAAGGCTCGGCGCAAAAGGATACCGCAGCGATTGAAGCCAAGATCAACGAATACTTGCAGCCCAAGATCAACGCCACTGTAAAAATTACTTCGCTCGATTTTGGCCAATATGACGAGAAGATGCCGCTGCTCATCGCCAGCCGCGAACCGATGGATGTCGTGTTCACGGCACAATGGAACGGCTATGCCAATAACGTCTCGAAGGGTGCTTTTCTGGCCGTTGACGACCCGAATGGCCCTGCCGGCAATCTGTTAGAGCAATACGGCCAAGACATCATTAGTTCGCTCGACCCGACCTTCCTCGAAGGCTCTCAGATTAACGGCCACACTTACGGTATTCCAACCAACAAGGAATTGGCAGCACAAGGCGGGGTCTTCTACCGCAGCGATATTGCGGACAAGCTGGGACTTACCGAGCAGTTGAACAATGTGAAGACGATCGCCGACCTCGAACCGATCCTTAAGACTGTTAAGGAGAAGGAGGGCTCTGCTTTCACTCCGTTATTCCTGACAGGCGAAGAGAATTTCAACAGTCACTACATGGCTCAGCTGGACTATTTGGGAGATAATGCAATCGATGGATTGATCCGCAAGGACGGCGATTCTACCAAGGTCATTAGCCGTTTCGAAGATCCCGGTTATATGTCAAACCTTGATTTGACACATCAATTTTTCCAAGAAGGTCTTATTAATAAAGATGCCCCTACCACTTCGCTCGGCGTAACGGATGCCTTGAAGAAGGGCAATGTATTTATGGTTGTCGCGTCCATGATCCCCGGATACGATAAAGAAACCGCAAATGCTCTCGATATGGTAGGCAAGATCAAGATGCTCAATATCGGACCGATAACGTCATCCACAAGCGAAACTGCAGGCTCGATGCTCGCAATTTCGTCCACATCCAAAGATCCGGCCCGCGCCATGATGCTGATCAATCTGCTGCACTCCGATAAATACCTCAACAACCTGATCAACTTCGGCATCGAAGGCGAGCATTACGTGAAGGTATCCGATAATGTCATCAAGGCCGGACCTAAAGCTTCAGACTACTCTCCGGGCGTAGCTTGGGAGCTTGGAAGCCAGTTCCTCAACTATACGTATGAATCGGAAGATCCGGATAAGTGGAACGAGATGAAGAAATTCAACGCAGAAGCTCATAAATCTCCGGCGCTCGGCTTCATCTTTGACGTTGAGCCGGTCAAATCCGAGGCTGCCGTTCTGATCAACATCTCGAAGCAGTATGCCGCCGCCCTCAATACGGGAGCGATTGATCCGTCGAAGGCGCAGGAATGGTACGACAAGGAGAAGAAGAACGGACTGGACAAGATTATTGCCGAGAAGCAAAAACAGCTCGACGCTTTTATTGCCAGCAAAAAAATAAGCCGGTAA
- a CDS encoding small, acid-soluble spore protein, alpha/beta type has protein sequence MARRKRRYTVPGVEQDMQSFKAAVMKREGYAVDPNRPDDVKYEVARELGVPLQPGYNGGLNTEEAGHIGGAIGGSMVREMIRLAQEQLAKGKQS, from the coding sequence ATGGCAAGGCGCAAGAGAAGATATACTGTTCCGGGCGTTGAGCAGGACATGCAGAGCTTTAAAGCCGCTGTCATGAAGCGGGAAGGCTATGCCGTTGATCCGAATCGCCCGGACGACGTCAAATACGAAGTAGCCAGGGAGCTTGGCGTGCCGCTGCAGCCAGGCTATAATGGCGGTCTGAATACGGAGGAAGCCGGACATATCGGCGGCGCAATCGGCGGTTCCATGGTTCGCGAAATGATCCGTCTTGCCCAGGAGCAGCTCGCGAAAGGCAAGCAATCTTAA